A region from the Aeromicrobium choanae genome encodes:
- a CDS encoding pseudouridine synthase, whose protein sequence is MSEGIRLQKVLASAGVASRRRCEELMATGRVEVNGEIVTQMGARVDPANDVIRVDGARIPPPSDHAYVLLNKPRGVVSSMADEQGRPDLSGLLAGREDRLFHVGRLDTDTSGLLILTNDGDLAHQLAHPSFEVTKTYVALVEGTVAAPIGRQLLAGVELDDGVTAVDRFVVRDRSRGRSLVELDLHSGKNRIVRRLLDAVGHPVIDLTRTAFGPLRLGDLRSGAMRDLSREELGALFDSVGA, encoded by the coding sequence ATGTCTGAGGGGATTCGCCTGCAGAAGGTGCTCGCCTCGGCGGGTGTGGCCAGCCGGCGGCGCTGCGAGGAGCTGATGGCGACCGGTCGGGTCGAGGTGAACGGCGAGATCGTCACGCAGATGGGCGCCCGCGTCGATCCCGCGAACGACGTCATCCGCGTCGACGGGGCGCGCATCCCGCCGCCGTCCGACCACGCGTACGTGCTGCTCAACAAGCCGCGCGGCGTCGTGAGCTCGATGGCCGACGAGCAGGGCCGCCCCGATCTCTCGGGACTGCTCGCCGGTCGTGAGGACCGGCTCTTCCACGTGGGCCGGCTCGACACCGACACCTCGGGCCTGCTCATCCTCACCAACGACGGCGACCTCGCCCACCAACTGGCGCATCCCTCGTTCGAGGTCACGAAGACCTACGTCGCGCTTGTGGAGGGCACGGTCGCCGCGCCGATCGGGCGCCAGCTCCTCGCCGGGGTGGAGCTCGATGACGGCGTCACCGCGGTCGACCGCTTCGTCGTGCGCGACCGCAGCCGCGGCCGCAGTCTCGTCGAGCTGGACCTGCACAGCGGCAAGAACCGCATCGTGCGGCGCCTCCTCGACGCCGTCGGCCACCCGGTGATCGACCTGACCCGCACGGCGTTCGGGCCACTGCGCCTGGGAGACCTGCGGTCCGGGGCGATGCGGGACCTGTCGCGCGAGGAGCTCGGAGCGCTCTTCGATAGCGTGGGGGCATGA
- a CDS encoding ParA family protein — protein MPSSELGPTGRPLPDLPEPGPRSTQAPAVVISMCNQKGGVGKTTTTINLGAALAELGRRVLLVDFDPQGSMTVGLGYNAHEIEQSIYHVLMDRELSMKEIILGTSVENLDLVPANIDLSAAEMRLVTEVGREQVLARALRDVRHDYDVILIDCQPSLGLLTVNALTASDGVVIPLECEYFALRGVALLNETIEKVRDRTNFDLRVIGLLGTMFDGRTLHGREVLQTLVDGWGDSVFHTVIRRTVKFSDSTVAGEPITEYASSSPGAEAYRQLAREVLQRCPDA, from the coding sequence ATGCCCAGTTCGGAACTCGGACCCACCGGTCGCCCCCTCCCCGACCTTCCCGAACCCGGACCCCGCAGCACGCAGGCCCCCGCCGTCGTCATCTCGATGTGCAACCAGAAGGGCGGCGTCGGCAAGACCACCACCACGATCAACCTCGGCGCCGCGCTGGCCGAGCTCGGCCGCCGCGTCCTGCTCGTCGACTTCGACCCGCAGGGCTCGATGACGGTCGGACTGGGCTACAACGCCCACGAAATCGAGCAGAGCATCTACCACGTGCTGATGGACCGCGAGCTCTCAATGAAGGAGATCATCCTCGGCACGTCCGTGGAGAACCTCGACCTCGTCCCGGCGAACATCGACCTCTCGGCCGCCGAGATGCGCCTCGTCACCGAGGTGGGCCGCGAGCAGGTGCTCGCCCGTGCCCTGCGCGACGTCCGCCACGACTACGACGTCATCCTCATCGACTGCCAGCCCTCGCTGGGCCTGCTCACCGTCAACGCGCTGACCGCGTCGGACGGCGTGGTCATCCCGCTGGAGTGCGAGTACTTCGCCCTGCGCGGCGTCGCGCTGCTCAACGAGACGATCGAGAAGGTCCGCGACCGCACGAACTTCGACCTGCGCGTCATCGGCCTGCTCGGCACGATGTTCGACGGTCGCACCCTGCACGGCCGCGAGGTGTTGCAGACGCTCGTCGACGGCTGGGGCGACTCGGTCTTCCACACCGTCATCCGCCGCACCGTGAAGTTCTCCGACTCCACCGTCGCGGGCGAGCCCATCACCGAGTACGCCTCCTCGTCGCCGGGCGCCGAGGCCTACCGCCAGCTCGCCAGGGAAGTGCTGCAGCGGTGTCCCGACGCGTGA
- the xerD gene encoding site-specific tyrosine recombinase XerD, whose translation MTDGGAVERVVAEYLSHLAVERGLAENTLASYRRDLRRYTEFLQGAGVADPASITEEHVTAFAAALRAGDEDHQGLGTSSVARTVVAVRGFHRFCLREQLVTNDVTAAVRPPRPASRLPKALPLEDVEALLTAAGEPGTALALRDRALLEILYGTGARISEAVGLDVDDIDLEQSSVLLTGKGSKQRIVPLGSFARDAIEAYLTKARPHLTSAAGSGPAVFLNARGGRLSRQSAWTVLTKAARRAGLTVDVSPHTLRHSFATHLLDGGADVRVVQELLGHASVTTTQIYTLVTIDKLRETYAASHPRALK comes from the coding sequence GTGACCGACGGCGGTGCGGTCGAGCGCGTCGTGGCCGAGTACCTGTCCCACCTCGCGGTGGAGCGCGGTCTCGCCGAGAACACGCTCGCTTCGTACCGCCGCGACCTGCGTCGCTACACCGAGTTCCTGCAGGGCGCGGGCGTCGCCGATCCCGCCTCGATCACCGAGGAGCACGTCACGGCCTTCGCGGCCGCCCTGCGCGCCGGCGACGAGGACCACCAGGGCCTCGGCACGTCGAGCGTCGCGCGCACCGTCGTGGCGGTCCGTGGCTTCCACCGGTTCTGCCTGCGCGAGCAGCTCGTGACCAACGACGTCACGGCTGCCGTCCGGCCGCCGCGGCCGGCGTCGCGGCTGCCCAAGGCGCTGCCGCTGGAGGACGTCGAGGCACTGCTGACGGCGGCGGGGGAGCCCGGCACGGCACTGGCGCTGCGCGACCGGGCCCTGCTGGAGATCCTCTACGGCACCGGGGCCCGCATCTCGGAGGCCGTGGGCCTCGACGTGGACGACATCGACCTCGAGCAGTCCTCCGTCCTGCTCACCGGCAAGGGCTCGAAGCAGCGGATCGTGCCGCTCGGCTCGTTCGCCCGCGACGCGATCGAGGCCTACCTCACGAAGGCGCGTCCGCACCTGACCTCGGCCGCCGGCAGCGGCCCCGCGGTGTTCCTCAACGCCCGGGGCGGACGGCTGTCGCGCCAGAGCGCCTGGACCGTGCTGACCAAGGCCGCCCGCCGCGCCGGGCTCACGGTCGACGTCTCGCCGCACACCCTGCGTCACTCCTTCGCCACGCACCTGCTCGACGGCGGCGCCGACGTGCGCGTGGTGCAGGAACTGCTCGGTCACGCCTCGGTGACGACCACCCAGATCTACACCCTCGTGACGATCGACAAGTTGCGCGAGACGTACGCGGCGTCCCATCCCCGTGCGCTGAAGTGA
- a CDS encoding prephenate dehydrogenase, producing MTAPLPDPVVPGPVLVIGCGLIGTSVALGLRDLGVQVHLRDARPSNVELAASLGAGTADPVAAPALVVVAVPPAAVVDTARAALAEFPSAVVTDVASVKGSVSGTLTDPRFVGGHPMAGKERSGPMAASALLFEGRAWAVVPTDGTDPGAIALVEQVATALGSVVRRMDAASHDRAVALVSHVPHLVSALTAGLLTQADGDDLALAGQGLRDVIRIAGSDRGLWVDIIGSNAGQVGDILDDLAVRLDDLRSAVRSADGSVAEHLDRGRAGVARVPGKHGEQPAALASVFVSIDDTPGELSRLFAAIGDAGVNIEDMRIDHELGRLVGVVEVVVQAGVAEHLHTALIERGWAAFR from the coding sequence ATGACCGCCCCCCTGCCCGATCCTGTCGTGCCCGGGCCGGTCCTGGTCATCGGCTGCGGCCTGATCGGCACCTCGGTGGCGCTCGGGCTGCGCGATCTGGGCGTTCAGGTGCACCTGCGGGACGCGCGTCCCTCGAACGTCGAGCTCGCCGCGTCACTGGGCGCCGGGACGGCCGACCCGGTGGCGGCGCCCGCGCTCGTCGTCGTCGCCGTGCCGCCCGCCGCGGTCGTCGACACCGCCCGCGCCGCCCTCGCCGAGTTCCCCTCCGCCGTGGTCACCGACGTGGCCAGCGTGAAGGGCTCCGTGTCCGGGACGCTCACCGATCCGCGCTTCGTCGGCGGCCATCCGATGGCCGGCAAGGAGCGCTCCGGGCCGATGGCCGCCTCGGCACTGCTGTTCGAGGGCCGTGCCTGGGCCGTGGTGCCCACCGACGGCACCGACCCCGGCGCGATCGCGCTGGTCGAGCAGGTCGCGACGGCCCTCGGGTCGGTGGTCCGCCGCATGGACGCCGCGTCCCACGACCGGGCCGTCGCGCTCGTCTCGCATGTGCCGCACCTGGTCTCGGCGCTGACCGCCGGACTGCTCACGCAGGCCGACGGCGACGACCTGGCCCTTGCGGGACAGGGACTGCGCGACGTCATCCGGATCGCCGGCAGTGACCGCGGCCTGTGGGTCGACATCATCGGCAGCAACGCCGGCCAGGTGGGGGACATCCTCGACGACCTGGCGGTCCGGCTCGACGACCTGCGGTCCGCGGTGCGCAGCGCCGACGGCTCCGTGGCCGAGCACCTCGACCGCGGCCGGGCGGGCGTCGCCCGGGTGCCCGGCAAGCACGGCGAGCAGCCTGCGGCACTCGCCAGCGTCTTCGTCTCCATCGACGACACCCCGGGCGAGCTGTCGCGGCTCTTCGCCGCCATCGGCGATGCCGGGGTCAACATCGAGGACATGCGCATCGACCACGAGCTCGGACGCCTCGTCGGCGTCGTCGAGGTCGTGGTGCAGGCCGGCGTCGCCGAGCACCTGCACACCGCCCTGATCGAACGCGGCTGGGCCGCCTTCCGCTGA
- a CDS encoding segregation and condensation protein A, with protein MSVTEPAPAQAPDVGFSVSLGNFEGPFDLLLQLISKHQLDITEVALSVVTSDFIAYTRELEDDLEQTTNFLLIAATLLDLKTARLLPQAEVEDEEDLALLEARDLLFARLMQYRAFKTVAGILAERFENSQLRHPRAVTLEPRFATLLPEVEIRATAQDLAELAAGALAPKLPPLVSLTHLHAPAVSVREQAHLVVDRLRREGSLTFRAIVADAPDGQTKVARFLSLLELFREGMLSFEQAVPLGELTVRWTGTDDGDIDVGDEFDEPTLTDEGLDAAQDAPTAETTGSDDDRD; from the coding sequence GTGTCCGTGACCGAACCGGCACCCGCGCAGGCGCCCGATGTCGGCTTCTCCGTCTCGCTGGGCAACTTCGAGGGCCCGTTCGACCTGCTGCTGCAGCTGATCTCCAAGCACCAGCTCGACATCACCGAGGTCGCCCTGTCGGTGGTCACCTCGGACTTCATCGCCTACACCCGCGAGCTCGAGGACGACCTCGAGCAGACGACGAACTTCCTGCTCATCGCGGCCACGCTGCTCGACCTCAAGACCGCCCGGCTGCTGCCGCAGGCGGAGGTCGAGGACGAGGAGGACCTGGCCCTGCTCGAGGCGCGCGACCTGCTCTTCGCGCGGCTCATGCAGTACCGCGCCTTCAAGACGGTCGCGGGGATCCTGGCCGAGCGCTTCGAGAACTCGCAGCTGCGCCACCCCCGCGCCGTGACGCTCGAGCCGCGCTTCGCGACGCTGCTGCCCGAGGTGGAGATCCGCGCGACCGCGCAGGACCTGGCCGAGCTCGCCGCCGGTGCGCTGGCCCCGAAGCTGCCGCCACTGGTCTCGCTGACCCACCTGCACGCACCCGCAGTGAGCGTGCGCGAGCAGGCCCACCTCGTGGTCGACCGGCTGCGCCGCGAGGGCAGCCTGACGTTCCGGGCGATCGTCGCCGACGCGCCCGACGGGCAGACGAAGGTGGCGCGGTTCCTGTCGCTGTTGGAGCTGTTCCGCGAGGGCATGCTGTCGTTCGAGCAGGCCGTGCCCCTGGGCGAGCTGACGGTGCGCTGGACCGGCACCGACGACGGCGACATCGACGTGGGCGACGAGTTCGACGAGCCGACCCTGACCGACGAGGGCCTCGATGCGGCGCAGGACGCCCCGACGGCCGAGACCACCGGAAGTGACGATGACCGAGACTGA
- the scpB gene encoding SMC-Scp complex subunit ScpB, which translates to MTETDDQLPAEPDASGVPAADERPSVDLRPGLEAVLMIADEPLEHLVLAQAVGHPPVEVEQALRDLAAEYTEQGRGFELRELAGGWRFYSREEYADVVSAFVLEGQQAKLSQAALETLAVVAYRQPVSRSRISAIRGVNVDGVVRTLVTRGLIVELGNDAESGAILYGTTNYFLERMGLSGLDELPELAPMLPDLEDLDSELERVAQQTADREAPADEPQPTGDDAQPTGSADV; encoded by the coding sequence ATGACCGAGACTGACGACCAGCTGCCCGCCGAGCCCGACGCGTCGGGGGTGCCGGCGGCCGACGAGCGGCCCTCGGTCGACCTGCGTCCCGGCCTGGAGGCGGTGCTGATGATCGCCGACGAGCCGCTGGAGCACCTCGTGCTGGCCCAGGCCGTGGGGCACCCGCCGGTCGAGGTCGAGCAGGCGCTGCGCGACCTGGCGGCCGAGTACACCGAGCAGGGGCGCGGCTTCGAGCTGCGCGAGCTCGCCGGTGGCTGGCGCTTCTACAGCCGCGAGGAGTACGCCGACGTCGTGTCCGCCTTCGTGCTCGAGGGCCAGCAGGCCAAGCTCAGCCAGGCGGCGCTGGAGACCCTCGCCGTGGTGGCGTACCGCCAGCCGGTCAGCCGCTCGCGCATCTCGGCCATCCGCGGAGTCAACGTGGACGGCGTGGTCCGCACGCTCGTCACGCGCGGGCTGATCGTGGAGCTGGGCAACGACGCCGAGTCCGGCGCGATCCTCTACGGGACGACCAACTACTTCCTCGAGCGCATGGGCCTGAGCGGACTCGACGAGCTGCCCGAGCTGGCGCCGATGCTGCCCGACCTCGAGGACCTCGACAGCGAGCTCGAGCGCGTCGCGCAGCAGACCGCCGATCGCGAGGCACCTGCGGACGAGCCGCAGCCCACCGGTGACGACGCCCAGCCGACCGGGAGCGCCGATGTCTGA
- the cmk gene encoding (d)CMP kinase, which yields MTDVIAIDGPSGSGKSSTSRGVASRLGYAYLDTGAMYRAMTWALLQRGVDVHDPAAVAAAASEVVLTSGTDPQAPTIAADGVDVSEPIRGDAVTAAVSPVATVPQVRSQLVALQRAAIAQSTGGIVVEGRDIGTVVAPDASLKIYLVADPVARARRRALELGVEDAEAMREALARRDAIDSNRAASPLAQADDAVVVDGTDLSLDEVIDRIVALARP from the coding sequence ATGACCGACGTCATCGCCATCGACGGGCCCTCGGGCTCGGGCAAGTCCAGCACCTCGCGAGGAGTGGCCTCGCGGCTGGGCTACGCCTACCTGGACACGGGTGCGATGTACCGCGCGATGACGTGGGCGCTGCTGCAGCGAGGCGTCGACGTGCACGACCCCGCGGCCGTGGCGGCCGCGGCGAGCGAGGTGGTGCTGACCTCCGGCACCGATCCGCAGGCGCCCACGATCGCCGCCGACGGGGTCGACGTCTCCGAGCCGATCCGCGGTGACGCCGTCACCGCAGCGGTGAGCCCGGTCGCCACCGTGCCGCAGGTGCGGAGCCAGCTCGTGGCGCTGCAACGGGCCGCCATCGCGCAGTCCACCGGCGGCATCGTGGTCGAGGGCCGCGACATCGGCACGGTCGTCGCGCCCGACGCCTCGCTGAAGATCTACCTCGTCGCCGACCCCGTGGCGCGCGCCCGCCGCCGCGCCCTGGAACTGGGCGTGGAGGACGCCGAGGCGATGCGCGAGGCCCTCGCCCGGCGCGACGCGATCGACTCCAACCGCGCCGCCTCGCCGCTGGCCCAGGCCGACGATGCCGTCGTCGTCGACGGGACCGATCTGAGCCTCGACGAGGTCATCGACCGCATCGTGGCGCTCGCCCGTCCCTGA